In the Arachis ipaensis cultivar K30076 chromosome B10, Araip1.1, whole genome shotgun sequence genome, one interval contains:
- the LOC107624432 gene encoding uncharacterized protein LOC107624432 isoform X2, with product MIPQQWASPCGNQCTNKYAALTQIPWRVFCKKGCDSDGETWEECLEDCNQMCFKDPVLKDQQWSAYIDRSPGAASYSEGKVNFPNRRESQKSFVNRNCQVPIGLFPCLCFWMRL from the exons atgatacCTCAGCAGTGGGCATCTCCCTGTGGAAACCAATGCACCAATAAATACGCTGCCCTCACTCAAATTCCTT GGCGGGTATTCTGCAAAAAGGGTTGCGACTCGGATGGAGAAACGTGGGAGGAAT GTTTGGAGGATTGTAATCAAATGTGTTTCAAGGACCCTGTACTAAAGGACCAGCAGTGGAGTGCTTATATCGATCGTTCTCCTGGAGCTGCTAGTTATTCAGAG GGAAAGGTGAATTTTCCCAATAGGAGGGAAAGCCAAAAGTCTTTTGTAAATAGAAACTGCCAAGTGCCAATCG GACTGTTTCCGTGCTTGTGTTTCTGGATGCGGTTATAA
- the LOC107624432 gene encoding uncharacterized protein LOC107624432 isoform X1 produces the protein MIPQQWASPCGNQCTNKYAALTQIPWRVFCKKGCDSDGETWEECLEDCNQMCFKDPVLKDQQWSAYIDRSPGAASYSEDCFRACVSGCGYKFEVVTEEVDKVCPNRPPKPAPVQKPKPQPIEPVDPPEEMPGTSA, from the exons atgatacCTCAGCAGTGGGCATCTCCCTGTGGAAACCAATGCACCAATAAATACGCTGCCCTCACTCAAATTCCTT GGCGGGTATTCTGCAAAAAGGGTTGCGACTCGGATGGAGAAACGTGGGAGGAAT GTTTGGAGGATTGTAATCAAATGTGTTTCAAGGACCCTGTACTAAAGGACCAGCAGTGGAGTGCTTATATCGATCGTTCTCCTGGAGCTGCTAGTTATTCAGAG GACTGTTTCCGTGCTTGTGTTTCTGGATGCGGTTATAAG TTTGAGGTTGTAACAGAAGAGGTGGATAAAGTTTGTCCCAACAGACCACCCAAGCCTGCCCCAGTTCAGAAGCCGAAGCCACAACCCATAGAACCCGTTGACCCACCTGAAGAGATGCCTGGCACTTCTGCATAG
- the LOC107623981 gene encoding sphingolipid delta(4)-desaturase DES1-like, translating to MGKGGDGREQRELVDRDGVVMAGDFFWSYTDEPHASRRRLILSKYPQIKELFGPDYTALFKIALVVSLQLGAGIVLYDSSWWLILAVAYFFGSFLNHNLFLAIHELSHNLAFQTPSLNRWLGIFANLPIGVPMSVTFQKYHLEHHRFQGVDGIDMDIPSIAEGRVVTNIFAKTIWVFLQLFFYALRPLFLKPKPPGTWEFINFTVQIALDAAMVYFWSWKSLGYLILSTFVGGGMHPISGHFISEHYVFHPEQETYSYYGPLNFFTWHVGYHNEHHDFPRIPGNKLHKVKEIAPEYYDNLECYKSWSQVIYMYIMDRTVGPFSRMKRKLNKKTE from the exons atggggAAAGGAGGTGACGGCAGAGAACAACGAGAACTGGTAGATCGGGACGGTGTTGTTATGGCCGGAGATTTCTTCTGGTCATACACCGACGAACCCCATGCCTCACGACGTCGTTTGATCCTCTCCAAGTACCCTCAAATCAAGGAGCTTTTTGGCCCTGATTACACCGCTCTCTTCAAG ATCGCTCTGGTGGTTTCGCTTCAGCTTGGTGCTGGCATTGTGCTTTATGATTCCAGCTGGTGGTTGATATTGGCAGTAGCATACTTTTTTGGCTCATTTCTCAACCACAACCTCTTCTTGGCTATCCACGAGCTTAGTCACAATCTGGCCTTCCAAACTCCTAGCTTAAACCGATGGCTTGGAATTTTCGCCAACCTCCCGATCGGTGTACCGATGTCTGTAACTTTCCAGAAGTATCACTTGGAGCACCACCGCTTCCAGGGTGTAGATGGCATTGATATGGATATCCCTAGCATCGCAGAAGGACGTGTTGTGACGAATATTTTTGCAAAGACCATTTGGGTGTTTTTACAGCTCTTCTTTTATGCCCTCAGACCACTGTTTCTCAAGCCGAAACCTCCGGGTACCTGGGAATTCATTAACTTCACTGTTCAGATAGCCCTTGATGCAGCAATGGTTTACTTCTGGAGCTGGAAATCCCTTGGATATCTGATACTTTCCACATTTGTTGGTGGTGGGATGCATCCAATTTCCGGTCACTTCATTTCGGAGCACTATGTCTTCCATCCGGAACAAGAGACATACTCTTACTATGGACCTCTGAACTTTTTCACCTGGCATGTTGGCTACCATAACGAACACCATGATTTTCCAAGAATCCCTGGAAACAAGCTTCACAAGGTGAAGGAGATTGCACCAGAGTATTATGATAATCTAGAATGCTACAAATCTTGGAGCCAGGTCATCTACATGTACATTATGGATAGAACGGTTGGACCTTTCAGCCGAATGAAGAGAAAGCTAAACAAGAAAACTGAATAG
- the LOC107623587 gene encoding uncharacterized protein LOC107623587 isoform X1 encodes MYIGTSMRRSFKDSLKVLEADIQHANTLASEFPKECDGACLQMRMSYSPAAHLFLFLVQWADCNLAGALGLLRILIYKVYVDGTTTMSTHERKASIREFYAVIYPSLLQLQKGVTDSEDKKQKAVCMERYRKRDDEDHQQHSDIDIEREEECGICMEVNSKIVLPNCLHAMCLKCYREWRTRSQSCPFCRDSLKRVNSCDLWVFTDSRDVVDMETVTREDIKRLFMYIDKLPLIIPDSLFDPYDSQLR; translated from the exons ATGTACATAGGAACTTCCATGCGAAGGTCTTTCAAGGATTCCTTGAAAGTCCTTGAAGCTGATATTCAGCACGCCAATACCCT GGCATCAGAGTTTCCAAAGGAGTGTGATGGTGCATGCCTTCAGATGAGAATGTCATACAGTCCAGCTGCacacttgtttcttttcttggtgCAATGGGCAGATTGCAATCTTGCTGGAGCACTTGGCTTGTTAAGAATCCTAATTTACAAG GTATATGTGGATGGAACAACTACCATGTCTACTCATGAAAGGAAAGCTAGCATTAGAGAATTCTATG CGGTAATTTATCCGTCTTTGTTACAACTTCAGAAAGGGGTTACAGATTCAGAGGATAAGAAACAGAAGGCTGTTTGTATGGAGAGATATCGAAAAAGAGACGATGAGGATCATCAACAACATTCTGATATAGACattgaaagagaagaagaatgtgGAATATGCATGGAAGTGAATAGTAAGATTGTGTTGCCTAACTGCCTCCATGCTATGTGCCTGAAATGTTACCGTGAATG GAGAACAAGATCCCAATCATGCCCCTTTTGTCGCGATAGTCTGAAGAGAGTGAACTCGTGCGATCTCTGGGTATTTACCGATAGCCGGGATGTAGTCGACATGGAAACAGTGACAAGGGAGGATATCAAGAGGCTTTTCATGTACATAGATAAGTTGCCCTTGATCATTCCAGACTCGCTTTTCGATCCCTACGACTCTCAACTAAGATAA
- the LOC107623587 gene encoding uncharacterized protein LOC107623587 isoform X2: MRMSYSPAAHLFLFLVQWADCNLAGALGLLRILIYKVYVDGTTTMSTHERKASIREFYAVIYPSLLQLQKGVTDSEDKKQKAVCMERYRKRDDEDHQQHSDIDIEREEECGICMEVNSKIVLPNCLHAMCLKCYREWRTRSQSCPFCRDSLKRVNSCDLWVFTDSRDVVDMETVTREDIKRLFMYIDKLPLIIPDSLFDPYDSQLR; the protein is encoded by the exons ATGAGAATGTCATACAGTCCAGCTGCacacttgtttcttttcttggtgCAATGGGCAGATTGCAATCTTGCTGGAGCACTTGGCTTGTTAAGAATCCTAATTTACAAG GTATATGTGGATGGAACAACTACCATGTCTACTCATGAAAGGAAAGCTAGCATTAGAGAATTCTATG CGGTAATTTATCCGTCTTTGTTACAACTTCAGAAAGGGGTTACAGATTCAGAGGATAAGAAACAGAAGGCTGTTTGTATGGAGAGATATCGAAAAAGAGACGATGAGGATCATCAACAACATTCTGATATAGACattgaaagagaagaagaatgtgGAATATGCATGGAAGTGAATAGTAAGATTGTGTTGCCTAACTGCCTCCATGCTATGTGCCTGAAATGTTACCGTGAATG GAGAACAAGATCCCAATCATGCCCCTTTTGTCGCGATAGTCTGAAGAGAGTGAACTCGTGCGATCTCTGGGTATTTACCGATAGCCGGGATGTAGTCGACATGGAAACAGTGACAAGGGAGGATATCAAGAGGCTTTTCATGTACATAGATAAGTTGCCCTTGATCATTCCAGACTCGCTTTTCGATCCCTACGACTCTCAACTAAGATAA